Proteins encoded within one genomic window of uncultured Desulfobacter sp.:
- a CDS encoding class I SAM-dependent methyltransferase, with protein MKKEKIKLTGVPETMLIPIRARYLESKRENGILSDPNSIEILDRIECDFSGKKEVSIGSQIGVAIRTEILDEQASRFLSKNPNAVVVNLGCGLDTRFHRLDNGSVIWYDLDVPEAIELREKFFDETDRFKLVPKSVTDFSWLETIPQNKPLLFIAEGLLMYFTESEVKEILNKIGSTFPASEMLFEAMSPFIAKQTKRHADVKKYHAQFKWGIKTGASLEEWNQGIHFITEWYYFDRHIDRFPIIFRLLSCIPAFRKGMKIVHIKFQ; from the coding sequence ATGAAAAAAGAAAAAATAAAACTTACGGGTGTACCGGAAACAATGCTCATTCCTATCCGAGCCAGGTATCTGGAGTCAAAAAGAGAAAACGGTATCTTATCCGACCCTAATTCCATTGAAATTTTAGACCGGATTGAATGTGACTTTTCAGGAAAAAAAGAAGTTTCCATTGGTTCTCAAATCGGCGTGGCAATCCGAACCGAGATATTGGACGAACAAGCAAGCCGGTTCCTTTCCAAAAATCCGAATGCCGTGGTTGTGAATCTTGGATGCGGGCTTGATACGCGCTTTCACAGACTCGATAACGGATCAGTTATATGGTATGACCTGGATGTGCCTGAGGCAATCGAATTAAGGGAAAAATTTTTTGATGAAACAGACAGGTTCAAGTTAGTCCCCAAATCGGTGACCGATTTTTCCTGGCTGGAAACAATACCCCAAAATAAACCGCTTCTTTTCATTGCCGAAGGGTTGCTGATGTATTTCACGGAAAGCGAGGTAAAAGAGATATTAAACAAAATCGGCTCGACCTTCCCGGCATCGGAAATGCTGTTCGAAGCCATGTCGCCTTTCATTGCAAAACAGACCAAAAGGCATGCGGACGTCAAAAAATACCATGCGCAATTCAAATGGGGAATCAAGACAGGCGCCAGTTTGGAAGAATGGAACCAAGGTATCCATTTTATCACGGAATGGTATTATTTTGACCGGCACATCGACAGATTTCCCATTATCTTCAGGCTGTTGTCTTGCATCCCGGCGTTCAGGAAAGGAATGAAAATCGTCCACATCAAATTTCAATAA
- a CDS encoding nucleoside recognition domain-containing protein has product MKATPLHLLPAGKHAVITELKGTTGFISRAAAIGFTPGAKLILIRNSKGWPLIVFFGTRAILVFAALFIVMLLYISATSLFLRKVVLPGERTGLLMELPPYQRPNWTNVFSYALVRVKSFYRRGYWFIVGAAFFIWVGIYFPGDSIHSSYLAHLGGYLAPLGGLMGMDWRLFVSYLVAFTSKEATLGAMVVIFGTAVTGKSNVISIAIEKKPWNVIHGDFGSFLQTAGISQASALAFVFAVFFSLPCYGTLGAIYAETRSYKWTIGILCYYLAGSLLMGILAYHIGLKLF; this is encoded by the coding sequence ATGAAAGCAACACCATTGCATCTTCTTCCGGCCGGAAAACATGCCGTCATAACTGAACTTAAAGGGACCACAGGCTTCATCAGCAGGGCTGCCGCCATCGGCTTTACACCCGGCGCAAAGCTGATTTTGATCAGAAACAGTAAAGGTTGGCCTTTGATCGTTTTTTTCGGTACCCGCGCCATCCTTGTTTTTGCCGCTCTTTTTATCGTCATGCTTCTTTATATTTCGGCAACATCTCTGTTCCTTCGCAAAGTGGTTCTGCCCGGTGAACGGACCGGACTGTTAATGGAACTGCCGCCGTACCAGAGACCGAACTGGACAAATGTTTTTTCCTATGCGCTTGTCCGGGTTAAATCCTTTTATCGACGCGGCTACTGGTTTATTGTCGGGGCCGCTTTTTTTATCTGGGTTGGCATCTACTTCCCCGGAGATTCCATTCATTCCAGCTACCTCGCCCATCTGGGCGGATATCTGGCGCCCCTGGGAGGGCTCATGGGCATGGACTGGCGCCTCTTTGTTTCCTATCTTGTTGCCTTTACCTCCAAGGAAGCAACACTTGGTGCCATGGTCGTCATATTCGGAACAGCTGTTACCGGAAAAAGCAATGTCATTTCCATTGCCATTGAAAAGAAACCCTGGAACGTGATCCATGGAGATTTCGGTTCTTTTCTCCAGACAGCAGGCATATCTCAGGCCAGTGCGCTTGCCTTTGTTTTTGCAGTCTTTTTTTCCCTGCCCTGTTACGGTACACTGGGAGCAATTTATGCGGAAACAAGGTCCTATAAGTGGACGATCGGCATACTATGCTACTATTTAGCGGGTTCTTTGCTGATGGGCATACTTGCTTACCATATCGGACTAAAATTATTTTAA
- a CDS encoding TonB-dependent receptor has protein sequence MQLDAFTVYQSNVTQTDIYGFELEASFALTGNLSLNGFIGYTHAEYGQYIDPMLGIDYQGNLAANVPEYNAGLFLEYRNRYGVFARAEMQNIGSCYFDRTNTKRQSAYTLYNMKIGYERNKWDVYLALENLTNEQYFLEAYEDTGLGLGWLGTVGDPRTISVALNYKF, from the coding sequence GTGCAGCTTGATGCGTTTACGGTTTACCAGTCAAATGTCACTCAAACGGATATTTACGGCTTTGAGCTGGAAGCATCCTTCGCCTTGACAGGCAATCTGTCCTTAAACGGTTTTATCGGATACACCCATGCCGAATACGGCCAATATATTGATCCCATGCTCGGGATTGATTACCAGGGCAACCTTGCGGCCAATGTCCCGGAATATAATGCCGGGCTGTTCCTGGAATACAGAAACAGATACGGTGTTTTCGCAAGGGCTGAAATGCAGAATATCGGAAGCTGCTACTTCGACAGGACAAACACCAAAAGGCAAAGCGCTTATACTCTTTACAATATGAAAATCGGGTATGAACGGAATAAATGGGATGTTTACCTGGCATTGGAAAACCTGACAAACGAACAATATTTTCTGGAAGCTTATGAGGACACAGGTCTTGGTCTCGGATGGCTGGGTACGGTTGGAGACCCGAGGACTATCAGTGTGGCTCTCAATTACAAGTTTTAG
- a CDS encoding ABC transporter ATP-binding protein — MSDPKSEGYGVLWRIIRPVNNYIYSAMGLAALGSMATIVTLLMLSLVVAVLLKGPEGLLFCGISWTITTALAGVAFFGILAFCLTMTGFGVSHLGAFYLEEDLRTRLSKHLAQLPLGFIITTGTGALKKIMLEDVKNLHTFVADSTPTFGRGYVAPLVTLVLLFVIDWRLAGIALGVMLMGMFVMCIAMRDMKTMQEKYENSQGQINAAVIEFIQAMPVVRTFDDGTSSFKRYLKALDRYRQIYIEWMKACATPARTALILLAPLPTLLAVLAGGIVFINAGTLSLPSLIAVLFLSTGMVDAFMPLMWLNNFLRKSKAAANRIEALLAVPAMPVAQNPLTPEKMTIRFDNVSFRYENREENALTDVNFVVEPGTTTALVGPSGAGKSTVAKLLPRFWDVTGGKITIGGIDIRQMDNEDLMNTVTFVFQDTYLFHDTLGNNIRMAKPSATDEMVIAAAKAAQIHDFITSLPKGYDTRAGDRGTRLSGGQRQRITIARAILRDAPVVVLDEATAFADPESEEEIIKAIACLTKNKTVITIAHRLSTITHVDQILVFDKGCIVERGTHDALLSNNGLYARLWGNYETAQQWGLHAKGA, encoded by the coding sequence ATGTCTGATCCAAAATCTGAAGGATACGGGGTTTTATGGAGAATCATAAGGCCGGTTAATAATTACATTTATAGTGCGATGGGACTTGCCGCGCTTGGATCAATGGCCACCATTGTGACGCTTTTAATGCTTTCACTGGTCGTGGCAGTACTGCTCAAAGGCCCAGAGGGATTGCTTTTTTGCGGGATATCATGGACGATCACCACAGCGCTGGCCGGTGTGGCTTTTTTTGGCATTCTGGCATTCTGCCTTACCATGACCGGCTTCGGTGTCTCGCATCTGGGTGCTTTTTATCTGGAAGAAGACCTTCGTACCCGTCTCTCAAAACATCTGGCCCAATTGCCCCTGGGGTTTATCATCACCACAGGAACAGGCGCGCTCAAAAAGATAATGCTCGAAGATGTCAAAAACCTGCACACCTTTGTTGCGGACAGTACCCCGACTTTCGGCCGGGGATATGTGGCCCCGCTGGTGACGCTGGTGCTTTTGTTTGTTATTGACTGGCGCCTGGCCGGTATTGCACTGGGCGTGATGCTCATGGGTATGTTTGTTATGTGTATTGCCATGCGTGATATGAAAACCATGCAAGAAAAGTATGAAAACAGTCAGGGCCAGATCAATGCAGCCGTGATCGAATTCATCCAGGCCATGCCTGTGGTGCGGACCTTTGATGACGGAACAAGTTCTTTCAAACGGTATCTTAAAGCCCTGGACCGGTACAGGCAGATATACATCGAATGGATGAAAGCCTGCGCAACCCCCGCACGAACAGCCCTGATACTGCTGGCACCGTTGCCTACATTACTGGCTGTTTTAGCCGGGGGAATTGTTTTTATTAACGCGGGAACACTGTCGCTGCCCTCACTGATTGCCGTCCTTTTTCTGTCAACAGGGATGGTTGATGCGTTTATGCCGTTGATGTGGCTGAACAACTTTTTACGCAAATCCAAAGCCGCAGCCAATCGTATAGAGGCGTTGTTGGCGGTACCGGCCATGCCGGTTGCTCAAAACCCCCTTACCCCTGAAAAGATGACCATCCGTTTTGACAATGTCAGCTTCAGGTATGAAAATCGTGAAGAAAATGCATTAACTGATGTCAATTTTGTGGTTGAACCCGGAACGACAACGGCACTGGTCGGGCCAAGCGGCGCGGGGAAAAGTACGGTGGCAAAGCTTTTGCCGCGTTTTTGGGATGTAACGGGCGGCAAGATTACCATCGGCGGCATCGACATCCGTCAAATGGACAATGAAGATCTGATGAATACCGTCACCTTTGTATTCCAGGACACGTATCTTTTTCACGACACCCTGGGGAACAATATCAGAATGGCAAAACCCTCCGCCACGGATGAGATGGTGATTGCGGCTGCCAAAGCAGCACAGATCCACGACTTTATCACAAGCCTTCCCAAAGGGTATGACACCCGCGCCGGAGACAGGGGAACGCGATTGTCAGGCGGCCAGCGGCAGCGGATCACCATTGCACGGGCTATCCTGCGGGATGCACCGGTCGTTGTTCTGGATGAAGCGACCGCGTTTGCAGACCCTGAAAGCGAAGAAGAGATTATCAAGGCGATTGCCTGTCTGACAAAAAACAAGACCGTTATTACCATCGCGCATCGTTTGTCGACCATCACCCATGTGGACCAGATACTGGTATTTGATAAGGGCTGCATTGTCGAAAGGGGAACACATGACGCGCTTTTATCAAACAACGGACTGTATGCCCGGCTGTGGGGCAATTATGAAACAGCGCAACAATGGGGCCTTCACGCAAAAGGAGCTTAA
- a CDS encoding MFS transporter, protein MKTTAEQMERKPLSTWLLLASLYATQNLGLGFFWIALVAIMRQQGFPLERLGVIYLLGLFWVIKFLWAPLIDRIDFGRFGHYRGWLLITQAGMVLCLVIIGCFDIATQFNAVFAGCTVLAFLSSTQDIATDGLSCRLFSAKERGLGNGIQSAGGMLGNLLGGGAVLMAYPYLGWKGCMAIMALCTSISLIQVLCYQEKTWTCKPQSSRVLLSRFWCFWQTPGHKQWLILLLIYPVGNALVYAILTPMLVDIGWSMERIGIVMNILGSSISILTSLFTGWLLRKWARFTVLIGISIAYVIGLLTVALPIIGPPDAWRLNCALGACFLVHGGVYVLMSTMMMDRVSQQTPATDFTLQFSVFFLVMNMAAAGSTVLAGRLGYLAVVMVAFGFACLALGLSLYFKPSAKKKMVHGAFGDVY, encoded by the coding sequence ATGAAAACAACAGCAGAACAAATGGAGCGCAAACCTCTGAGCACCTGGTTGTTGCTGGCCAGTCTCTACGCAACCCAGAATTTAGGACTGGGTTTTTTCTGGATTGCGCTGGTGGCGATCATGCGTCAGCAAGGCTTCCCTCTTGAGCGATTGGGGGTGATTTATCTTTTAGGGCTCTTTTGGGTTATCAAATTCTTATGGGCGCCATTGATCGACCGCATTGATTTTGGTCGGTTTGGCCATTATCGTGGCTGGTTACTGATCACCCAGGCCGGCATGGTGTTGTGCCTGGTCATCATCGGCTGTTTTGACATCGCAACGCAATTTAACGCCGTTTTTGCCGGATGTACAGTTTTGGCCTTTCTATCTTCAACCCAGGATATTGCCACCGATGGATTGTCATGTCGTCTGTTTTCGGCAAAAGAACGCGGCCTGGGCAACGGCATCCAGTCAGCAGGCGGGATGCTCGGGAATCTGCTGGGCGGCGGCGCTGTCCTGATGGCCTATCCCTATCTGGGATGGAAAGGGTGCATGGCCATCATGGCATTATGCACATCGATTTCCCTGATCCAGGTGCTGTGCTATCAGGAAAAGACCTGGACCTGCAAGCCCCAAAGCAGCCGTGTGCTGTTAAGCCGATTTTGGTGCTTCTGGCAAACACCCGGGCACAAACAATGGCTGATATTGCTGTTAATCTATCCGGTCGGCAACGCACTCGTCTATGCCATATTGACCCCAATGCTTGTCGACATTGGCTGGTCCATGGAGCGTATCGGTATAGTCATGAATATCCTGGGTTCCAGCATCAGTATATTGACGTCTCTTTTTACGGGCTGGCTTCTTCGCAAATGGGCGCGGTTTACCGTTTTAATCGGAATATCCATTGCATACGTAATCGGTTTACTGACCGTGGCACTGCCAATCATCGGTCCACCTGATGCTTGGCGTCTTAATTGTGCGTTAGGTGCCTGTTTCCTGGTCCATGGCGGCGTATATGTCCTGATGAGTACAATGATGATGGATCGCGTCTCCCAGCAAACTCCGGCTACCGATTTCACCCTGCAATTCAGTGTCTTTTTCCTGGTGATGAATATGGCGGCGGCGGGCAGTACAGTATTGGCAGGCCGTCTGGGTTATCTTGCCGTCGTGATGGTGGCTTTCGGCTTTGCATGCCTGGCGCTTGGACTGTCGCTTTATTTCAAACCGTCAGCGAAAAAAAAGATGGTGCACGGTGCATTTGGAGATGTTTATTAG
- the yjjJ gene encoding type II toxin-antitoxin system HipA family toxin YjjJ — protein MVSIIKYLRRGPATSKEIQFATMLSQPTVSRQIKDAGDTIVQIRDGRTVRYAATCNAFGAGDRIPLGTIDSAGKCAKVADVRPLNCGGFFIEPKTDDFPHVLFGDEGSGLFEDIPYFLYDMRPQGFIGRQIAKKIAEQLEDFPANPKAWNTDHIGRYLISKGDDLPGNFIFGEPNFMRIGQKPFPVSETDYPDLAASVLKGDPPGSSAGGEQSKFTAFNKKLNAHVIVKFSPKGENEVAVRWRDVLYTEYHASQVLTEHGYAAVVPNIYDLGGRLFLEFERFDRVGEFGRIPMLSLDVLDREFVGYGNNWKKVVTELFQQGLTDEQTLQHVEAMQQFGALIQNNDMHLGNLSFSIQQDKISLLPVYDMCAMEFAPKNGEVLPFEINSSPEDVFKEVFEMGQEFWSGILEDERISESFRDFVDQNIEQLNAKKI, from the coding sequence ATGGTATCGATTATAAAATATTTAAGGCGTGGCCCGGCCACATCAAAAGAGATTCAGTTTGCAACAATGCTGAGTCAACCTACGGTATCCAGGCAAATTAAAGATGCCGGGGATACAATAGTACAGATTCGAGATGGCCGGACCGTTCGATATGCTGCAACCTGTAATGCCTTTGGCGCAGGAGACCGCATTCCTTTGGGAACTATAGATTCTGCCGGGAAATGCGCTAAAGTAGCAGATGTTCGCCCATTAAATTGTGGTGGTTTCTTTATAGAACCTAAAACGGATGACTTCCCTCATGTATTGTTTGGGGATGAGGGGTCCGGGTTATTTGAGGATATTCCTTATTTTCTTTATGATATGAGGCCCCAAGGATTCATCGGCAGGCAAATAGCAAAAAAAATAGCAGAACAACTTGAAGACTTTCCGGCCAATCCAAAAGCCTGGAATACCGATCATATCGGTAGGTATTTAATCTCAAAGGGAGACGACCTGCCCGGAAATTTTATTTTTGGGGAGCCCAATTTTATGCGAATAGGCCAAAAACCCTTTCCTGTGTCAGAAACTGACTATCCGGATCTTGCGGCATCTGTGCTGAAAGGAGATCCCCCGGGATCATCTGCCGGAGGAGAGCAATCTAAATTTACGGCGTTCAATAAAAAGCTGAATGCTCATGTTATCGTTAAATTCTCGCCTAAAGGAGAGAACGAGGTTGCCGTTAGATGGAGAGATGTCCTGTATACGGAATATCACGCATCACAAGTTTTGACTGAGCATGGCTATGCTGCGGTTGTGCCGAATATTTATGATTTAGGCGGGCGGTTGTTTCTCGAATTCGAACGATTCGACAGAGTTGGGGAATTCGGGCGTATTCCGATGCTTTCTTTAGATGTTTTAGACCGTGAATTTGTTGGATATGGCAACAATTGGAAAAAGGTTGTAACGGAATTATTCCAGCAGGGCTTGACCGATGAACAAACATTACAACATGTCGAAGCTATGCAACAATTCGGGGCTTTGATTCAGAATAATGATATGCACCTGGGAAATTTGAGCTTTTCGATTCAACAGGACAAAATCTCCCTGCTTCCCGTATATGATATGTGCGCCATGGAATTCGCGCCTAAAAACGGAGAAGTCTTGCCGTTTGAGATTAATTCTTCACCTGAAGATGTCTTTAAAGAAGTTTTTGAGATGGGGCAAGAGTTCTGGAGCGGGATCTTAGAAGATGAACGGATCTCTGAATCGTTTCGAGATTTTGTGGATCAGAATATAGAACAGCTAAACGCGAAAAAAATTTAG
- a CDS encoding PD-(D/E)XK nuclease domain-containing protein: MTTVKENFVRCTFYELCVRYHSWDFTFSMEVNYPSGRSDWEMTGKYHTKYKDTKTIIEFKYVPAKDADKVLSLQAPLETDAAKVTGYKNDVLQMFPHFAVETYVIYVAGNKGFRLFRGSKKL; the protein is encoded by the coding sequence CTGACCACGGTCAAGGAAAATTTTGTCCGCTGCACCTTTTATGAACTCTGTGTACGTTATCATTCCTGGGATTTCACCTTTTCCATGGAGGTAAATTATCCATCGGGCAGAAGCGATTGGGAGATGACGGGCAAATATCACACCAAATATAAAGACACCAAAACCATTATTGAGTTCAAATATGTGCCGGCAAAAGATGCGGACAAGGTCCTGTCCCTTCAGGCTCCCCTTGAAACTGATGCGGCAAAGGTGACCGGCTACAAAAACGACGTCTTACAGATGTTTCCACATTTTGCCGTTGAGACCTATGTGATTTATGTAGCCGGAAATAAAGGGTTCCGTCTTTTCAGAGGTTCGAAAAAATTATAA
- a CDS encoding TonB-dependent receptor plug domain-containing protein yields the protein MLILIEKIIIPSFRIPAVLMLIGMICISVLQPCLATEASLPTEETALETITVTAQKREEDVQKVTTSITVLSDMAIEDAGIESTQDIWRYVPNLFTSHEGSRDYFYRVKIRGISNTGFGDPAVVLYIDDVSYAGDYNKQQVSGSINAPLIEDKLFFRVAGLYSAHDGYIKNVFNGRDIDNQETVAANAGLFFTPSDNLLIDLKFRVHEYDDDGGYPAVPMDRDKYQAVTGLTGLDDFEIGYDYSAESSSKTRSTSLRVKYEQDSFDPEVSTAFELGVKTQFPTLGLRVNAAFFIPG from the coding sequence ATGCTGATACTGATTGAGAAGATAATAATTCCAAGTTTCCGGATTCCTGCCGTTCTAATGCTTATCGGCATGATCTGCATTTCAGTGCTTCAGCCCTGTCTTGCAACTGAAGCGTCTTTACCCACTGAAGAGACTGCGCTTGAAACCATTACGGTAACAGCACAAAAAAGAGAAGAGGATGTGCAAAAAGTTACAACATCCATAACGGTCTTATCAGATATGGCAATAGAAGATGCCGGAATCGAATCAACGCAAGATATATGGCGGTATGTTCCCAACCTGTTCACTTCCCACGAGGGATCAAGGGACTATTTTTACAGGGTGAAAATCAGGGGGATTTCAAATACGGGATTTGGAGATCCGGCAGTGGTTTTATATATTGATGACGTATCTTATGCCGGAGATTACAATAAGCAACAGGTGAGCGGATCAATCAATGCACCTTTAATTGAAGACAAGCTTTTTTTCAGGGTGGCAGGATTGTATTCCGCCCATGACGGATACATCAAAAATGTGTTCAATGGCCGGGATATTGATAATCAAGAGACAGTTGCGGCAAATGCCGGCCTGTTTTTTACCCCTTCCGACAACCTGCTGATTGATCTGAAATTCAGGGTACATGAATACGACGATGACGGCGGGTATCCTGCGGTTCCCATGGATAGAGACAAGTACCAGGCTGTTACCGGTTTAACGGGCCTGGATGATTTTGAAATCGGATATGATTATTCAGCAGAAAGTTCTTCTAAAACCAGATCCACATCTTTGAGAGTGAAGTATGAACAGGACAGCTTTGATCCGGAAGTATCCACAGCATTTGAATTAGGTGTCAAAACACAATTTCCAACGCTTGGATTGAGAGTGAACGCGGCTTTTTTTATACCAGGGTAG
- the ltrA gene encoding group II intron reverse transcriptase/maturase has product MGKQMTASAGAPVDSAKKWASIDWKKARAEVRRLQMRIAKAVKEKRWGKVKALQYLLTHSFYAKALAVKRVTSNKGKKTPGVDGTLWKGARAKWEAVFSLQRRGYRPQPLRRIYIPKKNGKKRPLSIPTILCRAMQALFKLALAPVAETIGDRNSYGFREGRSCADAIAAAFNALSKPNSATWILEADIKGCYDNISQEWMLENIPMDKVILKKWLTAGYVEDGKLYPSRKGTPQGGIISPTLSNLTLDGLEKAVHDAVPRRCRVNFVRYADDFIVTGKSKRLLEDQVKPAVEAFLTERGLSLSEEKTMITHITDGFTFLGQTFRKTGNVLHITPAKKGVLALKEKLSELIHKHVGGPLEPLVKKLNQTLRGWGNYHRHVVSSETFSLIDTFVYEQLWRMIKKRHRKKSSKWLKNRYWTDGKRKWIFTVKSRNKKGPCSYHVIHLSSLGIKRYIKIKADANPYDPEYSYYFWRRRNQKDSRLLPSLSAREHRQKQAA; this is encoded by the coding sequence ATGGGAAAGCAAATGACGGCCTCGGCTGGTGCACCTGTCGACTCTGCTAAGAAATGGGCATCCATTGATTGGAAAAAAGCCCGAGCCGAAGTTAGAAGGCTGCAAATGCGTATCGCAAAGGCTGTAAAGGAAAAAAGATGGGGCAAGGTCAAAGCCCTGCAATACTTACTTACTCATTCGTTCTACGCCAAGGCCTTGGCTGTCAAACGAGTGACCTCAAATAAAGGGAAAAAAACTCCAGGCGTAGATGGCACCTTATGGAAAGGAGCCAGAGCCAAATGGGAGGCTGTTTTCAGCCTGCAAAGACGAGGTTATAGACCGCAACCACTAAGGCGAATTTACATCCCCAAAAAGAATGGTAAAAAACGTCCGTTAAGTATTCCTACAATACTCTGCAGAGCTATGCAGGCGCTGTTTAAATTAGCTTTAGCCCCAGTAGCGGAAACCATAGGAGACCGTAATTCTTACGGCTTCCGTGAAGGCCGCAGCTGTGCAGATGCAATTGCAGCAGCGTTCAATGCACTCTCCAAGCCTAATTCGGCTACATGGATATTGGAAGCGGATATCAAAGGGTGTTATGACAACATCAGCCAGGAATGGATGTTGGAAAATATCCCTATGGATAAAGTCATTCTTAAAAAGTGGTTGACGGCAGGGTATGTGGAAGACGGCAAGCTATACCCCTCGCGCAAAGGAACCCCACAGGGCGGGATTATCAGTCCCACCTTGTCGAATTTAACCCTCGACGGGCTGGAAAAAGCCGTGCATGATGCAGTTCCCCGTCGATGTAGAGTTAATTTCGTTCGATATGCAGATGATTTTATCGTCACAGGCAAGTCCAAACGCCTGCTTGAAGATCAGGTCAAACCAGCAGTCGAAGCGTTTCTAACTGAACGTGGTCTGTCATTATCTGAAGAAAAGACCATGATCACGCATATAACAGATGGATTTACGTTCCTTGGCCAAACTTTTCGAAAAACCGGAAATGTGCTGCACATCACCCCGGCAAAGAAGGGAGTTCTCGCCCTTAAAGAAAAGCTCAGTGAACTGATCCATAAACATGTCGGCGGTCCATTGGAACCATTGGTCAAAAAGTTAAACCAAACCCTCCGGGGTTGGGGAAACTATCACCGGCACGTAGTCTCATCGGAAACATTTTCTCTTATTGATACGTTTGTTTACGAACAGCTATGGAGAATGATTAAAAAGCGTCACCGGAAGAAATCCTCAAAATGGTTGAAAAACCGTTACTGGACTGACGGAAAACGCAAGTGGATATTCACTGTCAAGAGCCGAAATAAGAAAGGGCCTTGCAGTTATCACGTCATTCACCTAAGCTCATTAGGAATAAAACGATATATCAAAATCAAAGCAGATGCAAATCCATATGATCCCGAATACAGTTATTATTTCTGGCGTAGACGGAATCAAAAGGATTCACGGTTACTCCCGTCGTTATCGGCCAGGGAGCACCGCCAAAAGCAAGCTGCATGA
- a CDS encoding DUF4143 domain-containing protein → MARIIEKVTHSHCSGLPLQADIEEKVFKTIFLDVGLMNAICGLNRHLVSQMTDIKLINEGAIAEQFIGQHLVSLLSDRQKQVSYPLISLPLYLVERLEAIIEGQLLSKNI, encoded by the coding sequence ATGGCACGCATTATTGAAAAAGTAACCCATAGCCATTGCTCCGGACTTCCACTGCAAGCGGACATTGAAGAGAAAGTATTTAAAACCATATTTTTGGATGTCGGATTGATGAATGCCATTTGCGGGCTGAACCGTCATCTGGTTTCCCAGATGACGGATATCAAGTTGATTAATGAAGGCGCCATTGCCGAACAGTTTATTGGGCAGCACTTGGTATCATTGCTTTCAGACCGGCAAAAGCAGGTCTCATATCCTTTGATTTCTCTGCCGCTGTACCTGGTTGAACGCCTTGAGGCAATTATCGAAGGGCAGTTGCTGTCCAAAAATATATAA